In Nematostella vectensis chromosome 3, jaNemVect1.1, whole genome shotgun sequence, the genomic window GGATTTTTAAAAACTTACCAGCAAGTGCTAAATAAAAGTCAAAACCACCAAGCCTTGCAAATCCCCTTTTGCCATGAAAGTTTGAATCGAATGAATAAAGCGCCAAAATTCAAGTTCCCACTGTCGACCGAGAAAACCTGGTACAAGTATCGCGCGAGGACTGGGACTGACAAGGTGAGTCCAAGATGCCGGACGGTCGCGGATTTGGTGTCTTGTTGTAGAAAAGCGCGAAGTTGTATGTTTACGGAGTTTGGAACTTACCAGAGATGGTAAACATTAGCAACGTAACATTAGGGAAGGGTCCTCATCTCATTTATGGAGTGAAGAGAGGAAAAGTACCGACGAAACTGAGGTCAACTGTTGTACCTACAAAAAGCAGTTCCAGAGGTGATCAAAACTCGTGTGCATTATCAAAGTGTATCATTACATTTTTGGGTGACTTTGACATGATCCTATAATGTGATTATAACTTTAAGTCAAAGAACATGATCGCCGTTTTATATGAACATTTTGTGATTGTTACCAGGTGCTGCATGTGTAGATGAGATGTTCAAGCTTTTAGGGTGCTGGAAGAGGAACGCTTATGCTGATGCGCAGTGCTCACACGAAGTTAATGCGTTCCTAGCTTGTGCCGAGAAGCATGTAAGATACCGTTCTCCTTATGTAGTGGAACACCCTATCCTAGTGAGGATAGCATCTGTGTCTGCTTTGTATCCCAACGTGGGCAATCAATCTAATCGAAATCAGAAGACCGATCGATAAATCAATATCAATCAGTAAACTAGTCTTAAAAGATATCTGTTTTATCGGTCGTTCAAAAATAATCGATCCGCACATTTTTGGGGGGCctcaatcaatcaattttattgataaaaaaatcaagtGGTATGGGTTTAAAAAGTAATCACACTTGTAATGTTATGGCTCGCTATGTAACGTTTTTTTGTTGTGGTTTTGATGCTGGAACGGTCAGCACTCTGCACTGTGATGGCGCAGTCCAAGCTGTAACCTTGTCATACTCACATGAAACATACTCTAGAACACATTCAGTTGTGTTTGATTGCCAAAACATATCatttattatttgtattttgtttctgATTCATTTGATTGATCAGTACGGCTTAGGATGCCAACTTGCACAGTTATAGAAATGCAGTTGTATATTGCGAACCTATGTACATAATGAGGTCAACGTGTATGAAGTATCTAGTTTCCATAGagtagaatcaaaaagcccaaactgtcgcgatctcgtaccagaacaataaatacaatacaccaaaaactggaaatcgccaaattttcgtctttaataagacttcttcagggcagtgccctgaagaagtcttattaaagacgaactgccctgaagaagtcttattaaagacgaaaatttggcagagtcgatttccagtttttggtgtattagtTTCCATAGAGAATAtactaaaaaatgaaatgtaaCAAAACAGCATCAATCTTCTTCCCACATACATAGTATGTGTGTTCAATAGAGATTTTTTCCCATTCTGATTTATAAAGATTGGCTTTCCAGAAATCCATTTATACAATTTACATTCCATCTGCTCAATTTTAGATGAAGATTCCACAATGTTGTATTTTGATCTGATAGATCAAAAGTGTGATTGTTATTCTGAATAATTTTCAATTGTTTTGAGCTTTCAAAAATATCTCTTTACTCCCTTTTAATTATCGTTAATTGTCTCCTTATTTTTCAGGTTCAACTAAAAGCAAGTAAAGCAAAGTCAGATGACAGTTGGACATCCACTGAAGTCAATAATGTATTGAAACAGTTCTCTGAGTTAAAAGGAGCAAGAAGCCATTAAAAGTTTCGACTCAAACTTGATAAAAACATAATCTACAATGGACTGTACAGCTTGAAAAGCAAAGTTTGTGCAGATGCAAAACGACCTTTTCTCTGATTAGCTTAAAAATAAGAATTCAAACATTCAGCAGCCAATCAGTGGAAGAGAAAGTAGGCAAATTCTTGCCAAAGTGTGCATGTTTTGAAATTAAAACATCATGTTATGGATCTATGTACGCttgaaaaaaattcctttttgttaaaaaCTGTAGAAGAATCATCTCCTTCTGTACAACAAGTTTAAAGTATAGAATGGTTTTTATCTACCGGTGAAACAAATTTTAGTTTTCAGTCAATAGTAAAGATGTAAAATAAATTCTACTTGGAATACATTAAGGACACATTTTCTCAAACtgagttttattttatgctcAAGTTTGGTATAAAAATGAgtcttttttggaaaaaaattgtCAATTGTTATTACAAGGGTCATGGGCTGCTCCTGTCATACtgaaaggggcagcgtcatggcactgcacGTCTGGTATCAGTGTTTATTGAAGATCTTTAAGCTGTCaatgccttgttaaaataatatacaatattttattgaaaactatgtttattgacagtttgtgatcatttcctttgaattcgagtctcccacatgtaccaaaggctcataagtcaatattagaatttgactgaaattcattgtgtccgggccggagagctattgcaaatctgtTACCATGACTGCCCCTTAATCATCTCTTTATTGGATACTGTCATCAGTGTATTCACCTTATGACTCTGACAGCGATAAATCTagactattttttatttatggtAAAATCTTATCTCTATCTTATCTCTTTTTTCACAAAATGTTTGCTTGGTTGCTTGGGTTTTTTTGGAAAGCTTGATTGCACATTGTTCTTTGAACAAAAGATATTTGCTGCAGCCATATATATAAGCCTGCTATAAGAACAATTAAAAATAACTGGAATTTATCCAGAACAGAGAGGATGAACGTTTATCAGCTAAATTCCTTTGTCCCTTCCTCCATTTCTGTCAATATTATATCTAGGGTATTAACCAAATTGTCAGCATCAATATGTGAGAAGCACATTGGAGGTTTGATTTTCAGTACATTTGAATGGATTCCATCTGCGCTGATGAGTATATGATTCTCTTTTGCTCTGTAATAAAAAGTAGCCAGTTTGTcagaaagtaaaaaatatgGAAATCAGATTGATGTAAAGAATTCTACATACAGGTCCCACTTAACAAGAGGCATGAGTATTTTTAGAGCATCTAGGGGAAAGAAGAAAGCATAACATACACAAGTGGGTTTCACTACTTGTGGCTCTAAAGTTAGCTTTTGTTTAAACCAGAAAGCAGCTACACTTTGACTActcaaaaatacaaaataaacacataaaaaatcatttaattcCAAACACCATATGTTTACTGCAACTCTATATGATAATATTTACAGGGATCCCCCCCTTTCCTTGAGGCAGGTGCGGAGGAAAATATGATGAGACATTGACTTACTGGTATACAACGTGTGAAGCTTCAGAGGTAGCAGGTTCTAATGTATCCTGATCTTTCACTAGTTCCACACCAACAAATAGCCCCATCCCCCTGTCACATGGAAACAAATTGGGTAAGTATATTATCAAAGTCTAGGGTATGGCTACAGCATCTGCATACCAATATGCCACATCATGGCACAAGTAAATTCCCACGAAAATTGCGCCAGAATCATTGACACCCCCTTCCTTAGGTGATCAACTTCGGCAAGCTACGAAGCATCTTCTAACATGGTGTAAAAACAGCGCCATGATTGCTTTTGCCAGCAGGTGGCAAGAAGGTACTGTAccccagcaatgttggtgctgAAACCActatataaaaaacaaaagagaagCCCACTGGAAGTAAAATAGTTGGGCTTTTTGTGTTAATAAGTGTATCCCTGGTATATTTAGGCAAGTCACACTTTGCATGAATATAAGTATTATTGTGTATCGATTTCAATGCAAATAATACCATATAAATCATCTAGAATGTGTCTTGTACTTGCCTGACATCTCCTATGAGGGGATGTTTCTGCTGTAACCCTTTCAGCTTGTCTATAAGCTGAGTTCCCACTTCGAGTGCATGCTGTTGAAGACCCTCTTCTTCTATAACATCTAAGACGGCGTTGCCAACTGCACATGATACAGGGTTACCACCATACTGTAATAAGAAATATACAGGCTTATTGTTATTATGTCATTGTTGGTTCTTTGTGTATCTTGACAAATGATGCTTCCTGAGACATACAGTGTTAAAGTAGGCCATTCCAGTTGCAGCAAAACTCTCTGAGATCTCTGGTGTGGTGACAACACATGCTAATGGATGGCCATTACCAATAGGTTTGCCGAGTGTCACAATATCTGGAACCACATCTGGGAAAAAGAACATTCAATTTTTTGTGAGAGTTATGTTACATACAGTAGTAATGGTTGGTCCTACTGTTCTTGCTAGATTAAACTATCAATATTGTGCTATTTTTTTGTACCTTGTGTCTCAAATGCCCAAAAATGATTCCCAACACGGCCAAACCCAACTTGCACCTCATCAGCGATACACACGCCACCTGCAGCTCGCACATGCTTGAATGCTTCCTTCATAAAGTTCTGGGGATACACTATCTGTCCTCCACAACCTTGCATGGATTCACAAATAAAACCTGCAatctgaataaaaaaaagacattgaaTGATAGATCCCAGCACTTTCAAGTTTTGCACAAGTAGTGCAAGCATTGTGGTTAAAAACAGCAAATGGGTTCTCCaacatttttctttgttttgtagtCAGCCGAGCGAGGTGGTGCCAGCAATGCAGGGTAATGTTGGAGGTAGCAGCCAGAAGACAATACTCATTTATTTACCTTCCGACCATCCTTCTCGACCTCCTCAATAAGTTGTTTGACCTCATTTGCATACTTTATTCCCGTCTCTGGACCATAGCCCTTATGCCTGCCCCTATATGGATCAGGACATGGTGCGACATGGATAAAGTCTTTTTTACCCTCACCACCAGGTGCATTGAATTTATATGGGCTGATATCAATCAGAGCAGAGGTGTGCCCATGATACGCCCTGCAAGGAAAAAACACAATAGTCATTGTCACCAATCATATACCCAGAAACCTTGAAATAACTGAAATAATCTGAGTTACACAGTAAACAGCAATTTTTCTGAAACCTACAATTTACTATCACACTGTACCTGTCAAGAATGACCATATCATGTTGCTTTGTATGCGTCCTTGCTAGTCTTAAAGCAAGATCATTTGCCTCAGAACTGGGGATTAAAATAACTGTAAATAcaacagaataaaaaaaatccatttacACTTGTTAACTGTGAATAACTGGATAGTTTAAGCAAAGATGTTTCTGTATAACAGACAGCAACCAGAAGACGAGGGCTTCTGTATTTAATGTTATCCCAATACTAGCAGGCTTCGTatataaaaagagaaaatggtgATTCAAACAAACTGTTCAATTAACTCACCCTGAACAGACATAATAGCAAACTGATAGTGAAGGGGGGAATTTTGCCAGCAGTCTTCTTGTGTACTGAACCATGTTGCTGTATAGAAATCTGCTATTGGTGTTTAGGACAGCCATCTGGTCGCTACATGCCTTAACAACATGTGGATGACAATGGCCAACTGAAATATCAACAGtcataaatataaaaaatataagagAGAAAAACCTAAGTACTTAGGTTATGAacaatgtgtgtgtgtgacaTTGGTCCTATGAGATGACAGTGATAAATAATGAAAAGTATAAGATAGGATAAATCAACAGCATCAAGGGTTATAATCAAAACTCCTCacaactttatttgtttattgtgtgTTGATGGGAAAATTGACTCTAGTGAAATGACTGTATTGAATAAGGTCACATGATTGGTGGTTTTTTACATAGTGTCTATTTTTTGATGCACACAGAAACAAGCCATTCAACTATTCGTTGACAGTCAGGGTTACTATATTAAGTGTATTTCCATATCATGCCTGTGACATGAACAGAAGGCTGAGATGCAATCAGATTCTCGTGATGCTTCTTCAAAAACCTAAGGTGCTTGAAAATTTGCAGTGAtgcttgatttttttgttcGTTTTCTTTTTGCATTGAAATTGTGCTTGAGCAGAATAACAAGCTATCCTGTGAAATATAGCAATTTGAGATGGGCAGAATACAATACTACATACCATGAGTGACATTGTTCATACAATCCAGCAACTGCCTTCCTTTGTCATCATAGAAATACTGCCCTTTGCTATAGGCAAGCTTTATTGGATTTTGTGGAAAATGCACCTTGCATGATTTTCtgcacaaacaacaacaaatgccTGTGAATCAGTAATTATAAGTCATGGCCTAACCtttaataggccattccagctataagcatgcacGCGCATTCAacatggaaacctacctcaactactgTCCTGCAGAACACACTGTTTAGTGCAAGCTTAAAAAGGTgtgcgctgcattctggtagttgaggtagggtTTTTATTGTAATGTGTGTGCAGCTTATAGCTGCACTATTGCCAGACTAAGGCCTTGGGCCatgttcctagaaagcagatTAATactaacccagggataaatgcCCTTTTCATCCAATCAAAAATGTTGAGATAGCTGTATTTAATTACGTATTTATTCCGTAGGTTAGcactaacctgctttctaggaaccagACCCTGGCTTGTGCCCCCTACATTTTCTCAAAGTTTTTCTGCATCatgccccctccctccctccctccctggcTTGCTACAGCTCAAGCCTATGATCATTTACAGAAAATTGAGAGTGCTCTAGGGTGTGATAACCTAACAAGCAACCCCACATTGTCATTGTGTGCTTCAATCAAAACAATCCAATTCTGTTTCGTTTTTGTCAGCTGGTAAATACAGTTTTTGAaaagacatttaaaaaaaaacttaactaaaaaaaaaacaaaaaagagtaaaaaagTAGAAGGAAAACTCTAACGATCTTTCAAATTTGAACTGTTGGACCTAAGCAGCTTAGCCCTCAGGGAACCCAAGCTCACAGTtagtggttttttttttagaaattctTAATAAAAACACATGAAACTCACCGAGTGGTTAGAAGTGATCATTTTAATTACCTCTGTAATGTTTCGTAAAATTCAGTCACCCTTACCTCATTCTacataatatataaaaaaagcacACAAAGCGCCTCGACTTGCTCACAACCAACAgttttcacaaaaatgcaCTGTGTTGTCGAACGACTGGTCTAAAACTGTGCTCTGAAGATGTGCGTGCCCACACAGTGAATGTGATCAAATCCACACAAACTCGTAAATGTCAACAGGAAGCAGCAGAGGAGTCAATAATTCAAATCTGTTCGTAACTGTTTATCCATGAAGAATGAACACTGGACAGCCGACGGTTATACAGTTTGGGGCAGAGAGGAAAAATATCCCGTACACGGATAGAGACCATCATCTATTGTTCAAGCAAAAAAATCCCACCCTCCCTCTGCTCGTTTGATTTTCTCACCACCCAAATCCCGCCTAAAGAAACTGCTCAGTGAGTTTCGTGTGTTTTTATTAAGAATTTCTCACGAAACCCAAAAACCACTAACACTGTgagcttgggctccctgtgcttAGCCTCTACGTTTTATACAATTTCTTGCGACTCGATGGGTCGGTATATTTGGCTTGTTTTCCTTATATGTGAACTTTatgtatataatttttttcgaGAATACGATTATGGGTACTGTCCAATAATATTCACGAGAACTGAGCATTGTAACGAATAAAGGGAGGATAATAAGCTTACAATGGTTACGTCTCGTGTCAAAGTTTATTTGATTTTATCAGGGAAAATAAAAAGCTTTTGGGTGCACATTTCTCATGAATTGTCACACCAATTATACAAACATAAGTACTTAAagaaatcctttttttaaaaacgacATCATCCCTTTATTGTTTTGATCAGAAAAATTGTCCCGGTTTCTTTGACAATAGGAATAACTTATGTCTGTCATGTCATGGCAAAGACAACATTGTCGCAGACTTACCCTATATGTCTTTTTCGAGCTGCCATGATTTCCTCAGAAGTTAGGTCATTCCATACCGTAGAGCCACTCTCGTCTCCATTATCTGAGCGTTGAGTATTTCTATCGCTAACAACAACGACATTTTCATTATTTCCGAAACCATTCTCCTCCATTCGAGCTTTCTTCGACGCACTCATAGCAGATTTCTAGCAACAAGTTGCTAAACAACTTGTGTCTTTCTTTTTACGCCTGATCGTATCGGTGCTTGGACgagaaataattttctaagGGATTCACACGCACAAGATTTTGCCGGATCAACGTCACATGTTTGTCTCGTGACCTTCGCTCTCACGTAAGCCTCTCCGCGGAAGCGTAGCAGTACACGGTAAACAGGACCAGCGGCTAAATACAGGAATTTCTCATGATTCTGATTCGCTGAGAGAACAATAGCGCGTGCTCGGACTCCGAAGCGTAACCGAAGGAGGAATCGCTTCGTGTTGTACGACTTTACAGATTTGGGCTTTTCTACGATGAATAACCAACACCAGACACAGTAAGTAAAAAGCAAACCTTGCTGTAAACTTTATGGACCCCTAGTGCCGCGTGTGGTCGTGAGCAAATCCTGTTCGATACAGGAGTTGCagacctgtcaactctcccggaTAAACCTGGAGTCTCCAGTTTTTAAAGCAGATTCCAAGGTCTCCAGTTGTAATTGCCTAAAAACTTCGTGATGATGAATAATGTTTTGAAAAGCGCAACTTGTGAGTTTTTGATTTCTATTTTGCGAAAGGCCGAAAAGAAAAGTTGCTTGAAAATATAGCCAAAAGTTGCTCTTTTAAGTTGctcttttaatttaaaaattgctaatacactctttttttataagaacctttttttgtaagaacGTCTAGATGAGCGAGagttcaccaaattttaagaaaatgctAAGAACATTCCGAGGCTGAGAAAGcagaattttctttttttcttttttagtcctgatgcgttttaaaatgcagaatcgaaTTGTgttcatagtaacaaccttattactgctattgatcattagtgtaattctcttccttaTAATTCATTGAGTATTATATTCCTATATACActtaaatttaagaacatctttaagaacatattcagccttaaaatgtcaataaaacaagaacggcccagcctcaactgacaattagacgttcttaaaaaaaagtgtgtatATTATATCCAAAAGCTGCCACCAGaatttaaaatataaagtTTCTCGCTTTTTATTGTCGGTTTGTTCAAGATAAATGCCCAAAACCaagaaagcataagatattttaCGCTCTCTTGCCAAAACatatttgtttgttgttttcattccaaaaattttgttaaatatttttccaatCATTAAAACATGTTTAATTAAtcatgaaaatataaatacccttGTCCATCAATCCCTtttaacaaaacaagaaataggatttttttttctagtaaatTTTCTAACTAGTCAAAGTTCACTTGGATAGACATCATGTTTATCAAGTTTATTTCACCAAATAAtagtataatgataataatgcaaaaaaatagtgatgatgaggagTCTACTAAAAGCACAATGCTTTTGAGGTGTAGACCCCTGTCGCAGACTTAGTAGCGTCTCtactaaaatatatattaatgtTCTTGATTTGACTAAGGAATCCTTATTATTAAATTTACATGTGGCTGATTTGATGAAATTAAGTAGAATCATATCTATAAATCAATAGCTGCTTTTTGAAAGAGAATATTGTCCTTTACAAACTTTTTGAACATATGTATTGATCTGAATTGTTTTGCTTGAGAAGTGTATATacattatattaatatactcCATGACGCTTTAGGCAGTGATAATGTTCACAGCCTATACTGACCGACCACGTCTCGCTACACGCGTTGCAACGTAAACTACCTCCGCTACAAAATGCAAGGTGGATGGGTCGCTTTTTCGTTGCCTTTATTTCCCTTCATTCACGCGGATTTTACGTTTTCTAGAGATCGATGCGCTTGATATAACCGCTGAAACGCCCGTTATAAAAGCCGTTGTCCCAGGACCAGTGGCTATTATAGGACTGTCCAGAACCATTTTTAGATGAAATAACGAACTTTTTGATGTTTTGgatcaatgtaaatatcgcacagttggacttgaagaaaatgttacaaaactttttggtaaacttagatcagctatttccagaagaatatgcaaaacctgtaaacggaagattgactcgttagtcaaaagagagaaaattctgaatgaagataaggcattgaatggcttcttttataattcgtcgcgtgatatttctacggaggacgccgtttcgaatgcgggcttattatcccgcagcggatacAGTATACGtttcacgcatgcgctagtcattgtgggctcaaataatggccagtaattaatgaacggagcatgccgctctggatctcccgtccacgatcgtggacggcggttttcctcgcgaactccagcccagcgaaatacagagaaaagaggcctctgctagcagggacaTGTGGCTGGCGCAATCCATAGATTTTGGTGCAATTCAAAAAGTGAGTTTTTGCGGGGCACTTCCTTCGGGATTCGAAGGGATAAAAAAACTAGTAAAGAAAAGGTGAATGGTATCCCTCCATTTACGGAAGCCCAGAGCGTGGCGACTTTCCTATTCGGTTTCGGATTTCCATGTTTTGCAAACAACATcacgagtttgtattttgcttttgctagtttgtattttgcttttgcgagtttctATTTTGCtttgttaaataaaaagtcaaaaaataaaaacaaagacgTGTGTTCCTATCAAATTGCCGTTTTTCGGAAATACTCACGGGCTGGCTTCGGTTACGCTTCGGAGCCCGAGGGCTCGTGAGCAATTCCTGTTTTTTTGCCGCTAGTCTAAACGGGACTGGGTAGCCTGTGGAACCTTAGGGCTAAGCCACCAGGCGACATTTATGGCGGGCTGGTGTTTTCCCGTTCAAGAGAGACCGACAAAAATACGAAATCTTGTTCATGGATCGTGAGAAACGAATTTTTGTTCGTAAAAGTATCATATGAACTTCATATAAATGCAAAGTAATAATGAATGTAGGATTAGAAG contains:
- the LOC116618471 gene encoding coiled-coil-helix-coiled-coil-helix domain-containing protein 1, producing MVNISNVTLGKGPHLIYGVKRGKVPTKLRSTVVPTKSSSRGAACVDEMFKLLGCWKRNAYADAQCSHEVNAFLACAEKHVQLKASKAKSDDSWTSTEVNNVLKQFSELKGARSH
- the LOC5512740 gene encoding ethanolamine-phosphate phospho-lyase isoform X2, translating into MSVQVILIPSSEANDLALRLARTHTKQHDMVILDRAYHGHTSALIDISPYKFNAPGGEGKKDFIHVAPCPDPYRGRHKGYGPETGIKYANEVKQLIEEVEKDGRKIAGFICESMQGCGGQIVYPQNFMKEAFKHVRAAGGVCIADEVQVGFGRVGNHFWAFETQDVVPDIVTLGKPIGNGHPLACVVTTPEISESFAATGMAYFNTYGGNPVSCAVGNAVLDVIEEEGLQQHALEVGTQLIDKLKGLQQKHPLIGDVRGMGLFVGVELVKDQDTLEPATSEASHVVYQAKENHILISADGIHSNVLKIKPPMCFSHIDADNLVNTLDIILTEMEEGTKEFS
- the LOC5512740 gene encoding 5-phosphohydroxy-L-lysine phospho-lyase isoform X1 — its product is MSASKKARMEENGFGNNENVVVVSDRNTQRSDNGDESGSTVWNDLTSEEIMAARKRHIGKSCKVHFPQNPIKLAYSKGQYFYDDKGRQLLDCMNNVTHVGHCHPHVVKACSDQMAVLNTNSRFLYSNMVQYTRRLLAKFPPSLSVCYYVCSGSEANDLALRLARTHTKQHDMVILDRAYHGHTSALIDISPYKFNAPGGEGKKDFIHVAPCPDPYRGRHKGYGPETGIKYANEVKQLIEEVEKDGRKIAGFICESMQGCGGQIVYPQNFMKEAFKHVRAAGGVCIADEVQVGFGRVGNHFWAFETQDVVPDIVTLGKPIGNGHPLACVVTTPEISESFAATGMAYFNTYGGNPVSCAVGNAVLDVIEEEGLQQHALEVGTQLIDKLKGLQQKHPLIGDVRGMGLFVGVELVKDQDTLEPATSEASHVVYQAKENHILISADGIHSNVLKIKPPMCFSHIDADNLVNTLDIILTEMEEGTKEFS